The genomic stretch CGGCAAACGTCACCTTGCGTGAAACAGTGAATCTAGCGCCACATAACACGAACATTGCGAATAGCGGAGGCGAAAACCCCGATTCAAGATCAGCTCGGCTGGTGCGCGCGATAGGCGACAGCCGACGGCGCACGACACTGACTTCCCGCTCAAGGTCACGTGGTAAGAGCCGAGTCACGTGGGCCTCCGCTAACggcagaggaggcacagtaagccggtttcgccgccgcgaataTAGTGTCGctgctggcatttcccgccaaattccggctatttactttccattggctccggtcccccacgtgacctttctcgaccatgattggctgaggctcatttaaccgctggattcgcccgcgttcgtttctccgaggcgccgaccggtctgaccgttgtgtagctcgcgtctacgtatgtgagcaggcggtgatttcgtttcgtggatttcgaagatcttcgagccatggacgaatgcctgaatgaaaggtaagcagacaaacgtatgatgcatgtcagtgatcagacgtctAATACTGTCGCTTAACTCTGTGCGTGGAGGTACGCCTtgccccgtattacatcactttctgccggttatcacttatcagtcatgatctggttgatgattgtgcgtggcgttacttgttgcgttttgttccgctatttgaatgtgtctgatgtttaatacactggtgtgcatgaaaaggaaaacagcttgcatcgcgtacgcagtgctcctccaattttggcattagtcgacattaggcgcgtaacgctggcatgtcttacagagcgtattcagccaattaacgttgcccgtgctcgggtttaccatattattaacaggttccccccttttttttcattcagacaccgacagctgttcgtggccctgcgatccacCAGCATGTGGCCCccgtcaccagaaaattcgacagttgtgctgggatgaagcggatggcttctgcgactcatcacgtgctatatatatgtataacaatatctactttctccaaaccgaataggttcccttaaggattgtataatatgatagtcacgctttctgttgctgggcactatttattctgcagtattctgtaataatcgtgtagatttacttgcattcaaatgttgcttcttgtgtatatgtttaccgtgtcaataaatttgtacatgtgaattccttcgtcttctggattttcattttctgcttcccgataacattaacagatggcctggcgaagcgctcggaacaggggggggagagagagagaagatgagtgagagggtgtggagagggcacgcagcgcacatgcgcagttcgatcagccagcgcgcgctttttggcgccgttttccggctattttgtcgggattcgttacggatgatcacgtggttaaggggggcggtggttttcgtggcgaaactgtggaagctacagctgcactccactgctaacggagtgcaaaaagtgagccccacCGCCATCGTACTTTGAGCGGGGAAATTCCGCCTGACTGTTGTCGTTATCTGTCGACTGCGAAGCAAACGTAAGGGCGTTGTTTCGCTGGCTCTGAAGGATGTCGTCCGAAAAGTACCTCGTGGGCTTCTCCAAAGAACTGGATTTCAGGCCCATTGAATGTGTGGATCTCCCTTTCGCGAGATACTGCTGTCTGTGCAGCGTCGTTCCCACGGTGACTTTTCTTTTGGGATGCTCCCACGCTCTCTGCGAGCTGTGCTACGGGAATCTTCTCGGTAGCGATCGACGCTGTCCTCTGGACGAAATTGACTTTGAGGAGGACGATGTTTCAAAGTTGACATTCAAAGCGAAACATCTGGAGAGAACAAATGTTCGGTGCTTCAACGCAAAAAACGGGTGCAATGTCGTAGGAACGACACAGGAGGTGGAGTCTCACTTCTTTGACGAATGTGCCTACTATGCTGTCATATGTACCAGGTGCAAGGCCAGTGTACTTCGTCGGGACATTGTCAGTCATTACAGAACATCGTGTCATCAAGAAGACATGTCCTCCGTTTCCTCTACTGGGGTCCACGTTCCAATCAGCGGATGTTCGTTCGACCATGTCTCCGTGGAAAGTGTACTGAAGAAGGTATCAACCGTTGAACATCAGCTGCATGGGTACGCCGAGGAAATCGACAGTTTAAAGGAAATGGCGTTGAGGAACGAACAACTCCTGAACAGGGTTCTCGAGAACCAGGAGCGTGTTGCTGCTGATGTTGGCAACACAGAGAACAAGGTGACGCAGCAAGTGCAGGACCAAGCGGAGATTAAGGGGTCACTAAGAGGCATTGCTGAATTACTCTCAGTGGTTGAACTGCAGATGTCATCAATAAGCCGTGACAACGTCGCTACAAG from Ornithodoros turicata isolate Travis chromosome 4, ASM3712646v1, whole genome shotgun sequence encodes the following:
- the LOC135393428 gene encoding uncharacterized protein LOC135393428, with protein sequence MSSEKYLVGFSKELDFRPIECVDLPFARYCCLCSVVPTVTFLLGCSHALCELCYGNLLGSDRRCPLDEIDFEEDDVSKLTFKAKHLERTNVRCFNAKNGCNVVGTTQEVESHFFDECAYYAVICTRCKASVLRRDIVSHYRTSCHQEDMSSVSSTGVHVPISGCSFDHVSVESVLKKVSTVEHQLHGYAEEIDSLKEMALRNEQLLNRVLENQERVAADVGNTENKVTQQVQDQAEIKGSLRGIAELLSVVELQMSSISRDNVATSAVNKNVEQVSERVGNLMDTLQQISATLNDVKGIKGELNPLLQCSAELTKFMNADEEAREKMPLVKAILGTSTEIGIVAERVYALYSSAVPQKMEAFFHIKYFFDRLLSLPREKVTFGMERSSDVFVLCGYSVRLHAHFTISRTLSLRFALCMSRSDALLKWPFTIPFTCRFVHPKDSSKDIVCRTVHPKYDLNCCNNGAYCRPTDAENDAVHLDPSPSVSTLKADGFIHDNSLCIGIRLHSEMA